The DNA sequence GCCGGGGCGAAGCAAGAGAACTGGTCGTCACGAAATTACTGGTTGAGTCGCGCATTACTTCCAAAAGCTGGGGGCTACGTTGGTGCCGCGCTTCCGGCAATCCACACAGTCGCTGGTAAGCCCGGTATAGCCCACGTCTTCGATCATTTCGATGGGTAGAAAGTTCGGATTGTTGAAGGCCAGGGCTGCGTACTGGAACTGAATCGTATCCGGAACGCCGCATTTGTAGCCCGTCTCAAACTGCCAGCTGGCGGGCAGCTCGTCCCGGCTGATAAAAATGCGCTTTTCGCTGACGGAGTACCCGCCCACGTAGCCCAGCACCAACTCGTCGGGTTTGGTGGCGCAGTGCATGTTGCCCACCAGCTGGGTCGGGAGCGGGTCAAACAGGGTGCCGATGCTCTCCGTGTTTTTGCGCATCTCCTCCCAGTAGGCAAATTCTTCCTGCGTCTGGGCGTACTGCTTAACCAGCACGCTGTATTTGTAGCGCAGCTTGGTGGAGTTGCTGGGCAGGTTGGCCAGGGGGTAGTCCGCCACTACGTCCTGGTTGAGCTTGGTGGTGGTGCTGAGCCTGATAAAGCCCCCGAGCTGGCCGGTCCAGCAGCGCCAGATGTTGTTGGTGCGGTACTGCATCTTGCCGCCAACAAACTCGAAGTAGCTGCGGTACTGCGAGGTAAACTCCCAGGTTTCGTCGTAGTCCCAGCGGTAGTACTGGGTTTTGTTGGCGTCGTCGTGGGCACTGACGAAGAGGTGAACCCCGCCCTCATCCGCCGTCCAGGTTACCTTGTCGATGGGCGGCGTGAGCTTGACGGCCGTGTAGTCGGAAAAGTACTCTTTGCTGGCCGCCGTGGTAAAGTGCAGGCGGTGCCGCTTGCCCACGTTGAGCTGCAGGTTGGGCGAGGTGTAGGTGCCGGCCGGGCTTTCCGTGAGGCGGTAGCGCTGCCCGTTTTCCTCCTCCACGTACACCGTCGCCTTGCTTTCTACCGGGGGCGGCGTGTTGGCTTGCAGGTTCAGGGTGCGCGTGAGCTTGATGGTCGTCACGCCGCTGGCGTTGATAAAGCCGTCGACGACCAGGAAATTCACGTTCACGCCGTTCACCTCGGGCTCAAACGGGTCGATGCAGCTCGTCAGACTCAGCAGCAGCAGGCTCCAGAGCCGCACGGTAGACCGCAGATGTATATACCTGGTCATCTAGAATTTGAAGTTGTAGGTGATGGTCGGAATCGGCTGGCCGAAGATGGACAGCTGGTAGCCGTTGATGCGGCCGTTTTCCGACTTGAAATACACGGAATAGGGGTTTTTGCGGCCCGTCAGGTTATACACCCCGATGGTCCAGGAGCCGTGGGCCAGCTTCTTGATCTTGTGGTTGCCCTCAATGTTGAGGGCCAGATCGGCGCGGTAGTAGTCGGGCACGCGGTAGGCGTTGCGCTCCGAGTAATACACCCGCATCGAGTTGCCCACGTAGTACTTGGCCAGGGGCAGGGTAATGGGGCGGCCCGTGCTGTAGGTAAGGTTCAGGGAGGTGCTGAAGCGGCGGCTGAACCGGTAGTTGCCAATCATCGTCGCGTCGTGGGGCTTGTCGAAGTTGCTGGGGTAGTACTTGCCCCCGTTTACCATGTCGCCGGTCGTGGCCGTATTCACGCGCACTAGCGAGCGGGAATAGGTGTAGCTTACCCAGCCGTTGAGCTTGCCGGTCAGCTTCTTCACCATCACTTCCACGCCGTAGGCCTTGCCCTCGGCATTCACCACGTCGGTTTCAATGTGGTGGTTGAGAATCAGCGTGGCCCCGCTCTTGTAGTCCACGAAGTCGTGCATGGCCTTGTAGTAGGTTTCTATGGACGTTTCAATCGTGTTCGACTTGAAGTTGCGGTAGTAGCCGATGGAATACTGGTCGCCGACCTGGGGCCGGATGTTCGCGTCGCTGAGCTTCCAGATGTCGGTCGGCGACATCGAGGCCGTGTTCGAGAGCATGTGAATGTACTGGCGCATCCGGTTGTAGCTGGCCTTCACCGAGGAGTTGTCCGACAGCGCGTACTTGAGCGTCACGCGGTACTCGGGGCCGTGGTAAGTGGCAATGCTGGCCCCGCGCTTGTGCGAAATGGTGTCGGTAATCGTGTTTTCCGACTTCGAGATATTGGGCAGATACTGGTAGGTGTCGCGCGGACCCAGGGCGTTGAAGAGCGAGTAGCGCAGCCCCAGCGACACGGCGAAGCGGGGCGTCACGTCGATTTTGTCCGACACGTAAATAGCATGTTCCAGGGCCTGCTCCCGGGGCAGCACGTCGGGCTTGATCAACGACTCGTTGCCGATGGGCGTCAGGCTGCCCGAGGCCACCGAGTAGTAGATGTTGTTGAAGCCGAAGTCGAAGGTGTGCTTGTTGCTGTGGAAGTAGCTGAAGTCGGCCTGCAGGTTGGTCTGGTTGATGCCAAAGGCCAGCTCAGCGGCGTTTACCGGGTTCTTGTCGTTGCGGATGCCGTACTGGTAGTGGCTGTACGCACCGGTCAGCACGCCGTAGAGCTTGTTGCTGAAGTTGTGCTGCCACTTCAGGCTGCCCGTCTGGTTCTGGTAGCGGTAGAGCGTGTCGGAGGCCAGCTGAAACTGGTCGCGGCTGAGGTAGCCGGTGGCGTACACCGTGTTCCGGTCGTCGATCTGGTGGCTGATGTGGGCGTTCAGGTCGTAAAACGAGGCCGAGCTTTCCCGGTAGGTTTTGTTGGGAATCTGGTGCAGAATCCAGTCGGAGTAGCTGGTGCGGCCGGCCACGATGAAGGCGCTTTTATCCTTGATGATCGGGCCTTCCAGTGCCAGGCGGCTGGTCATCAGGCCAATGCCGCCCGAGCCGGAAAACTTTTTCTTGTTGCCGTCGCGGGTGGTAATTTCCAGCACCGACGACAGCCGCCCGCCGTACTTGGCCGGCACCGCGCTTTTGTACAGCTCCACCGTCTTGAGAATGTCGGGGTTGAAGGCCGAAAAGAAGCCGAACAGGTGCGCCGGGTTGTACACCGTCGCGTCGTTGAACAGAATCAGGTTCTGGTCGGTGGCCCCGCCGCGCACGTTCATGCCCGTGCTGCCTTCCCCCACCGATTTCACGCCCGGCAGCGTCAGCACCACGCGCAGAATATCGGTTTCGCCGAAGGCCGTGGGCACCTGCCGCATCGTTTTGATGTCGAGCCGCTCCACGCCCATCTGCATGCTGGCCACGTTCTTGTCTTTTTCGGCTTCAATCACCACCTCCTTCAGGTTGGTAATGTCTTCCTCCACCTCAATCTCCAGCTTGCCGTCGGTGTGCAGCTGGATCTGGCGGCGGGTGTTCTTGATGCCAATTCCCCGCACCTTCAGCTCGTAGCGGCCCGCGGGCAGCGTTAGGGCATAGTAGCCGTACTGGTCGGTGGTGGTGCCCACCGTGCTCGGCGCCTCCACGAATACCGCCGCCCCGATAACCGGCTCCCCGGCCTTGCTGTCCCGGATGTGGCCGGCCAGCGTCACCTTGCCGCCGGGCTGGCTGCCACCCTTTTTCCCGACCTCGTAGAGCTTCAGCGCCGAGGTGCTGGCCGCTGCGGCCTGGGTTTCCTCGGCGGGCAGCGGGTCGGGCTCGGTAGCGGTGGCCGCCGGCATTTCCGTCACGAAGAAGTTGGGGGGCAGGTTGGGCTGAATGGCGCTGCCGGTGGTCACGTACACCCGCTGCTGCGGGTCGACGGCAAACCGAAACGGCGTGGACGCCAGCGCCGCCTGCAGCACTGCCTCCAGGGGCTGGCTGGTCACGCGCACGTTCACGCGCAGCGTATCCAGCGCCTCGGGCTGGTAGTAGAAGCGGTAGGGCGTTTGGGCTTCCAGCCGCTGCACCAGCTCCGGGAAGCGGATGCCGGTAAATTCTCCGCTGATCAGCGGCGGCGGCGCCAGCTGCTGGCCCAGGGCGGTGCCACTCCACAGGAAAAGGAATGCCAAACGGTAAAAAAATCTCATCAGAATAGGGGTGCAGCGGATAAAAAACGGGAAAACGGGCCGCCCGTGCCGGGCTGCCCGCTTAGCGCAGGGTGTTGTAGTAGCGGGCTACCTGCACGAAAGCCTCTTCCTGCCGGCTCTTGCTAAAGCTCAGCTTTTGGGTGCTCAGGTACTGGCGCACTTCTTTTTTGCGGTCGGCCAGCGCCGCCAGCAGGGCTCCTTTGCTGGCAATGGGATAAAACTGCCCGCCTTTTTCCAGGTAGAACCGGTTAGCTTCCTCAAACTCGGCCTCCACGCCCGTCGGCGTCAGCTTTTCCAGTAGTTTCTTGCTGCGCTTGGCCAGCACCCGCACGGGGCCGTTCAGCAGCACGTCGTAGTAGCCGGTACTCAGGGCGCCTGCCGTCGGGCCGCCGCTCACGATGCGCACGAACGTATGCCGGTTGACCGTGAAATAGCTCACCTTCTCGTTGACGAGCTTCAGCTTCAGCGGCGTCTGCGGAAACTTCAGCACCACCTGGTCTAAGCGGGTATCATATAGCAGCGGCACTTGCTGGTAGAGCGCGCCATTGTAGAAGATAGCGCCCACCTGCTCGTCGGGTGATTGAAAGAACTGGTGGCCTTTCACCAGCCGGTAGCTTTTCTCGTAGCCCGTGTATTCGGTGCCACTGTATAAATGCGGATTTTCCTCCGGCGGCAGCATCTGCCGGCTGGCCAGCCGGGCGGTGGCCGCCGCCAGAAAGCTGGAGTCCGGGGCTGGCGTCTGACCAGCCGCC is a window from the Hymenobacter aquaticus genome containing:
- a CDS encoding DUF4249 domain-containing protein, which gives rise to MTRYIHLRSTVRLWSLLLLSLTSCIDPFEPEVNGVNVNFLVVDGFINASGVTTIKLTRTLNLQANTPPPVESKATVYVEEENGQRYRLTESPAGTYTSPNLQLNVGKRHRLHFTTAASKEYFSDYTAVKLTPPIDKVTWTADEGGVHLFVSAHDDANKTQYYRWDYDETWEFTSQYRSYFEFVGGKMQYRTNNIWRCWTGQLGGFIRLSTTTKLNQDVVADYPLANLPSNSTKLRYKYSVLVKQYAQTQEEFAYWEEMRKNTESIGTLFDPLPTQLVGNMHCATKPDELVLGYVGGYSVSEKRIFISRDELPASWQFETGYKCGVPDTIQFQYAALAFNNPNFLPIEMIEDVGYTGLTSDCVDCRKRGTNVAPSFWK
- a CDS encoding TonB-dependent receptor, which encodes MRFFYRLAFLFLWSGTALGQQLAPPPLISGEFTGIRFPELVQRLEAQTPYRFYYQPEALDTLRVNVRVTSQPLEAVLQAALASTPFRFAVDPQQRVYVTTGSAIQPNLPPNFFVTEMPAATATEPDPLPAEETQAAAASTSALKLYEVGKKGGSQPGGKVTLAGHIRDSKAGEPVIGAAVFVEAPSTVGTTTDQYGYYALTLPAGRYELKVRGIGIKNTRRQIQLHTDGKLEIEVEEDITNLKEVVIEAEKDKNVASMQMGVERLDIKTMRQVPTAFGETDILRVVLTLPGVKSVGEGSTGMNVRGGATDQNLILFNDATVYNPAHLFGFFSAFNPDILKTVELYKSAVPAKYGGRLSSVLEITTRDGNKKKFSGSGGIGLMTSRLALEGPIIKDKSAFIVAGRTSYSDWILHQIPNKTYRESSASFYDLNAHISHQIDDRNTVYATGYLSRDQFQLASDTLYRYQNQTGSLKWQHNFSNKLYGVLTGAYSHYQYGIRNDKNPVNAAELAFGINQTNLQADFSYFHSNKHTFDFGFNNIYYSVASGSLTPIGNESLIKPDVLPREQALEHAIYVSDKIDVTPRFAVSLGLRYSLFNALGPRDTYQYLPNISKSENTITDTISHKRGASIATYHGPEYRVTLKYALSDNSSVKASYNRMRQYIHMLSNTASMSPTDIWKLSDANIRPQVGDQYSIGYYRNFKSNTIETSIETYYKAMHDFVDYKSGATLILNHHIETDVVNAEGKAYGVEVMVKKLTGKLNGWVSYTYSRSLVRVNTATTGDMVNGGKYYPSNFDKPHDATMIGNYRFSRRFSTSLNLTYSTGRPITLPLAKYYVGNSMRVYYSERNAYRVPDYYRADLALNIEGNHKIKKLAHGSWTIGVYNLTGRKNPYSVYFKSENGRINGYQLSIFGQPIPTITYNFKF